Below is a window of Wenzhouxiangella sp. XN201 DNA.
TATGTCACAAAGTGGAAGGAGTGAATCCGGCAGATTGCACGTTGCGATCATCATGGATGGCAACGGTCGCTGGGCACAGAGGCGCGGGCTGCCGCGCAGTGCCGGCCACCGTGCCGGGGCGACGGCGGTCCGGCGCGTAGTCGAGGCGGCCCCGGCGCACGGAATCGACACGCTGACACTTTATGCGTTCTCTTCCGACAACTGGAAGCGGCCGGCACCGGAAGTGCGTGCACTGCTACGGCTGCTGGAGAAATATCTGCGCAAGGAGCTGGACTCCTGTATTGAGAACGATGTGTCCGTCGAGATTCTGGGCAGGCGTGACCGTCTGCCTGCACGTGTGTGCGACGCCATCAAGTCGGCTGAGCGGGCGACTGTCGGGGGCAATGCACTGCGTCTCCGCCTGGCCATCGACTACTCTTCGCGGGAATCGATCGCGCGGGCGGCCGCGCACGGCCCTGGCACACGTGCCGAATTGGCGCGGCGGCTGGCACCTGACGCTAACCGGCACGTGCCGGACGTGGATTTGATGATTCGTACCGGCGGCGAGCAGCGGCTGAGCGACTTCCTGCTTTGGGAGAGTGCCTACGCCGAGCTTTACTTCACCGAGGTGGCGTGGCCGGACTTCAATGGCGATTCGCTTGCCGCCGCGGTCGCCGAATTCAGCCGGCGCCAGCGTCGCTTTGGTGACGTCGAGCATATCGCACGGACCTCGGCACTGCTGTCGTCCCAAGTTCGATGACCTCGGTCGGCTGGCAATCTGGTTGGAATTTCCTACGTTGGCTGGGCTGCAACGCCAGGACGCGCGATTGACAGTTCCCGGAAGCAGGCGTATATAAAAGCTTTTGGGGGGAAGGGAGTATTGCCGTCATGAAAAAGTATTTAAGGTTCCCCCTTGCTGCATTTCTCGTTTTCCTGATCGCGAGCTGTTCACCTTCCGACTCGCCTTCCGACGCGCCTGCCGACGATCCACCAGCTACTGACACCGAAGAATCCACTGCCTATCTGCCTGAACTGGCACCGGTCGGCGCCACGCTGCTCGACGGCCTGGGTGATTACAGTCGGTCGATCGGCGCTTCAAATCCCGAAGTCCAGCAGTGGTTCGACCAGGCCTTGATGCTGACCTACGGCTTCAACCACCAGGCCGCCGAACGCTCTTTCCTGAAGGCCGCCGAACTGGATCCGCAGTGCGCCATGTGCTGGTGGGGTTCGGCGCTGGTGCTCGGGCCGCATGTCAATGCGGGTATGGACCCGGCCAACAACGAGGCCGCCTGGGAGCGACTGCAGGCGGCACAGGCCGTGGCCGGTGATGCGCCGGAATGGCAGCAGGCCTACATTCGGGCCTTGTCGGCACGCTATGCCGAGAACCCGCCGGAAGACCGCAGCGGGCTCGACCAGGCCTACGCTGATGCGATGGCCGAACTGGTGGCCGCGCGTCCGGACGACCTGGATGCCGCCACGCTCTACGCAGAATCGCTGATGAACCTGCAACCCTGGGATTACTGGTCCATGGACGGCCAGCCCCGCGGTCGCATCACCGAGATCGTGTCCGTGCTGGAAGGCGTGATCGAGCGGGATGCGAACCACGCCGGTGCGCTGCATCTTTACATTCACGCCGTTGAAGCGTCCGAAGAGCCCGAACGCGGTGTGGTTGCCGCCGATCGTCTGCGAACGCTCATCCCCGGCTCGGGTCATCTGGTCCACATGCCGGCGCATATCTACGCCCGGGTCGGGCGCTATCACGATGCAGTGATCGCCAACCAGAAGGCGGTGGAAGCGGACAACGCCTACCTGGCCGCCTGCCGACCTGGCCCCGGTGTTTATCCGCTGGGCTATGTGCCGCACAACCACCACTTTCTGTGGTTCGCCGCCAGCATGGAAGGCGCAAGCGAGGTTGCCCTGGCTGCCGCAGAGGAAACTCACGCGCGTACCAGTGATCCGGACCTGATGCGTGCGCCGGGGTTCGAGGGTATGCAGAACTTTGCGCTAACGCCATTGCTTGCCAAGGTGCGGTTCGGCCTGTGGGACGAGATCGCGGCGGAACCGAAACCGGCCGACGACCTGCCGTACATGCAGGCCATGTGGCACTACGCACAGGGCATGGCGGCGGTGCGAAGCGGCCGTGAGGACGACGCGCGTACCCATCACGAGGCGCTGGTCGCAGCAAGCACCGACCCTGCCATCGAGCGCCTCATGATGTGGGAGCGATACTCGCTGATCCACGGTGTGCGCGTGGCCGAGCGCACGCTGGCCGCCGAACTCGCCTATGGCAGTGGCGACCTGGATACGGCAGTGGCCGCGCTGGAGACGGCCCGCGATATCGAGGACGACCTGCCTTATGACGAGCCGCCGGGCTGGCATGCGCCGGTGCGCCATACCCTGGGTGCCGTGCTGCTGGACGCAGGGCGCGCGGAGGATGCAGAAGAAGCCTATCGTGCCGAGCTCAGGCGCAATCCGGAAAACGGCTGGTCGCTCTACGGTCTGGCCGAGTCATTGCGGGCCCAGGGCCGGGACAGCGAAGCTGAAGAAGTGGAAGCCCGCTTCGAGGCCGCATGGGCCCAGGCCGACGTGAACCTGACGAGTTCGCGCTTCTGAACCAGTCTCGGGCCGCGGCGCCCTCAGCGCCCGGCCCGGGCAACCCTGCCGAGATCTTCGGCCAGCGCATCGGCATCCAGCGGTGCGGTGAAATAGCCGCGCATGTGGCCGCCGGGATCGATCAGCACCAGCGCAGTAGAGTGATCCATGGTGTATTCGCCCTTCCCGGTTGGTACACGCACGTAGGCTAGTTCGAGGCTGTCCAAAAGGCGGTCCAGTTCTGTTTTCTTCCCGGTCAGAGCAGTCCACTCGGAATTGAAATGGGCCAGGTACTCGGCCAGGACTTCAGGCGTGTCGCGTTCGGGATCAACGCTGACGAAAACGGTGCGCAGCCGCTCAGGCGAGATACCCGCGCGCTTCTGCACCGAGTCCAGCAAGGCCAGGGTGCTGGGGCAGACGTCCGGGCAGTGCGTGAAGCCGACGAAGAGAACATTCCAATTACCCCGCAGCTCAACGTTCGTGAAGTCGCGGCCGTGCTGGTCGCTCATGTGGAACGGGGCTACGGCGCGCGGTTCGTCGAACATGGTGGCGTGCAATAGCTTTGTAGGCGGCTCGCCGCTCCCGGAACAGCCACCGACCAGCAGGCAAGCCGCGGCAAGGTAGAGCAGGGCGCGTTGAGTTTTCACGGCGATACCTTGGCGCAGTTGTGACTGCGTAGATTGTACGTGTTTTGACGCTCTGTCCGCCTCGGCGTAGCGCATTTGTCGTGCTCGGCATGCTGAAGTCCGGATTGACTCCCGTCAACGAGTTGTCGTTCTCCGGGCGCATACTGAAGTTGCTATTGATTCATCATGGGAGGGTGACATGAACTACACCACGCGGGCCGATGAAACCTCGCACCACCGCGCCATCGGTGAAGCGGCCAGAGACGATAAGACGCTCATCGGCTATGCAACGCTTGCGGCATCCAGTCACAACACGCAGCCGTGGCTGTTCAAGCGAGAGGAAGACGCCATCTGCATTCTTCCGGATCTGAACCGGCGCTGCCCCGCGGTCGATCCTGACGATCACCACCTCTATGCCAGCCTCGGCTGTGCCGCCGAGAATCTTTTGATCGCGGGGCGGGCTGCGGGACTGTCGGGGCGGTGCAGCTACGATGCGGCTTCATCGGGCGTCAGACTCGAGTTCGAAGCAACCGCACCCCTGCGATCCGATTTGTTTGCGGCGATTCCGGAACGTCAGTGTAGCCGCACCGGGTACGACGGATCGGCACTGAGCGACGACGAGCTGAGCAAGCTCGTCGAGGCCGGGCAGGGCGAGGGTGTGTCAGTCATGCTGATTACCGATCGCGATCGAATGGAGACAATCGCGGAATTTGTCGCCCGGGGTAACAAGACGCAGTTCGACGATTCCGAATGGAAGCGGGAGCTCGTGACCTGGATTCGCTTCAACAGCCGCGAGGCCGCCAGCTCGGGGGACGGTCTGTACGGGCCGGTGATGGGCAGCCCGAGCGTGCCCCGATGGCTGGGCCGGATTGCGATGCACTTCGGTTTTTCCGCCGACAAGCAGAACGCCAAGGATCACAAGCACATCATGAGTTCGTCTGCCATAGCCGTGATTCACTCCGAGTCGAACGACAAGAAACACTGGATCGAAGCGGGCCGCTGCTACCAGCGCCTGGCACTGCAGGCGACGGCGCTCGGCCTGCGCAACGCCTTCATCAACCAGCCGGTCGAAGTCGCGGCCTTGCGATCGGAGTTTGCGCAGTTCCTGGGTCTCGGCGAGCGCCGGCCCGACCTGGTCGTCCGTATCGGCCGTGGTCCGGAAATGCCAAGATCCCCGAGACGGCCGGTTGATGACGTCATTGTTCGAGGGGGCGATAGCCGGTGATCCAGTACCTTCTTTGCTGGTTCCTGCTCGCCGCGGTGGGCGTTGCAAACGGGATGCTTCGGCAGTACACCTATGGCCGCCGCTTGCCCGAACTCGTTGCCCATCAGGTCTCGACGGTCACGGCCATCATCTTCACCGGCCTGCTCGTGTGGGGCGTGAGTCGGCTGTGGCCCCTGGAATCGCTGGCGCAGGCTTGGTGGGTGGGTGTGGTCTGGTTGACCGCGACCGTCGCCTTCGAGTTCGGCTTCGGGCACTACGCGGTCGGCCATTCCTGGAACAAGCTCCTCCGCGACTACAACGTTTTCAAAGGGCGTTTGTGGCTGCTGGTCCTGGTCTGGATTCTGGTCATGCCAGCCATTTTTCATGTCTGGATGTGATTTCTGAATCCACTCGAGCATGTCGCAGCCCGAATGGTCTACCAGGCACTTAAAATCTCAGAAAGTTGCCAACGTCCTGCGACTTTGTAGCCCTTACGAGTGGGGCGTGCGCGAAAGCGTAATAGCGTCATCGGGCCATGTGTTTTATTGCCTATCGCGCGATCAGCGCAAATCCGGTAGCTACCAGCAGCATGTACACCAACTGCCGAAACCGTCGTTCGTCCAGGCGGTGGTGCAGGAAGTCCCCCAGTAAGTAGCCGACGCCGAGGACGGGCAGGTAGATCGCCACTCGGGGCAACACGGGAATCAGCGTGCCGTCCAACAAGAACACCAGCGTCAGTCCGGCATTCAGACTGAACCACACGGTCACCAGCGTAGCCCGGAGGCTGCCCTTGTCGAGCTTCGTCCCAGCCATTGCATAAACCAGCAGCGGGCCGCCGGACGCGAACAAACCGTGGGTGATGCCGGCGGCGAAGGTGAGAACGCGGCTGAGCCATTTCGAATGGGGATGGCTGGCGACGTGGCGCCACAGACGCCAGAGTTCTCGCAGGGCGAACCACACGATCAGGCTGCCGAGCAGCATTTTTAGCAGGTTCTCACCCAGCCAGGGGCGCAGCAGGTAGCCGGCGACGGTGCCGGCGGCCATCAGGGGCAGGACGAGTTTCAGCAGTAATGTCTTGTCGATGTGGTGGCGGTTCTTCCAGGCGATGGTGCCGGTCATGAAGATATTGAGTGGCACCAGGATCGGCAACATGGCCGAGATCGGCAGCAGGAGGGCGCCCAGGGCCAGGGCGATGACGATTGAACCGAAGCCGGTGATGGCCTCGATAGTCGACGAAACCAGAATGCAGATACCCAGCCAGATCACCGGCAGCATCAGCGACGGTCTCTCCCGAGGTGCCGGGCGAAGTAGTCGAAGGCCTCGGCCGAGGTCTTCTGCGGGGTGTAACCGAACTCTTCCTTTAGGCGGCGGTTGGACAGCACTGGACGGTAGCGCAGGAAGTCGATTTGCTCCGGTCCGGTTGGCTTGCCCAGCCACTTGGCGATTCGCAGCCCGGTCTTGACGACGCCGACGGGCAGGGTGAGCGCGGGCTTTCGCAGGCGGCGGGCGATTTCGCGCATGTCCAGCGCGCCGTCGCCGGCCAGGTTGTAGATGCCTTCGGCATTTTCGCGGATGCCTTTCTCCAGGATGTTCAGCACGTCTTCGTCCCAGATAAAGACGAAGGGCGAGTCATGACCTTTCAAGACCAGGATACGGCGGGCGGTGAACAGGGCGGTGATCTGGTTACGGGTGTCATTGCCCAGTACGGTGCCTGGGCGCAAGACGAGCTGCTTGAGTTCGGGATGGAGCTTGCGGTAGCGCGCCAGCGTTTCCTCGATGCGACGCTTGTGGTCGGCGTAGGCGAATGTTTCGTTGCCCCTCAAGGGATCGTCCTCGTCGATCCAGTCGGGATTGTCGGCGTGGTAGCCATAGGCCGCGCCCGAGCTGGTGACGGTCAGGTGCACTACGCCCGTCTGAATGCAAGCCTGGACTACGTTGCGTGTACCGCCGACGTCGATGTCGAAATCGTGCTGACGGTCGTTGGAGCCCTGCAACACGGAAGCCAGGTGGACGACGTGCGTTATGGCGTGGGTGTGCATGACTTCGGCCAGGCTACGTGAGCGGATATCAAGTACTTGCAGCGGAAAGCTCAAGTCCTCGCGCTTCCGTATATCGGTCCCAAAAACCTCGAAGTCGTGGGCCAGGCGATTGCCGAGCTGGTGTCCGATGTAGCCGGCGGCACCGGTGATGAGAATGCGCTTGCTCATGACATGCCGACAACCGGTTGTGGCGTTTCGTCCGGCGGGCGTCGGGCCCAGAACTGCGACAGGGCGATGCCCGCTATGAGGTGCCAGACACCCCAGAACCCCGCGATCAGAAGCATGCCGCCGGCCGTAGGGAAGAAAGTAAACAGGATGACCAGGCCCAGGCCAGAGTTCTGGATGCCGACTTCCATGGTCACCGCGCGCCGGTCCGCGTCGGGGAGCTTGAACAGGCTGGCCATGCCGAAGCCGAGGAAGAAGGCGAGCAGGTTATGGCCGATCACCAGCCAGACAAAAGTCTGAAATTCCTCCAGGAACGTATTGAAATTCATACCGAAAGCGATTCCGGCGAAAGCCAGCAGAACCACAAGTGAGAACACCCGCAGTGGCTTCTCGCTCTTGTCGGCGAGCTTTGGCCAGTGTTGGCCGGTGAGTATCCCCAGCACCAGTGGAATACCCAGCACCAGAACGACCAGTAGCAGGATATTGCCGGGATCGATGCTGATTTGGGTGAGGTACTCGCGGGTGTAGGGATTGAGCCAGCCGTAGAAGGCAAAATTGAGCGGTGTCAGCACGATGGCGGCGACACTTGAAACCGCCGTCATCGACACCGACACGGCCACCGAGCCGCGCGCCATGAAGGTCATGATGTTGGAGAAATTGCCGCCCGGGCAGGCCGCGATCAGGATCATGCCCAGGGCGATCTCGGGTTCGAGTCGCAATAGCCAGGTGACCGCACAGGTCGCCGCGGGCAGCAGCAGGAACTGCGCGACCAGGCCGGCAGCCGGCGCGACCGGTGTACGGATCACACGGCTAAAGTCTGCTGGGCGCAGGCTCAGCGCCACGCCAAACATCATCAGTGCGAGGATGGCGTTGAGCAGGATCAGGCTGTCAGGATCGAAGCGCACCGAGTTCTGGTCCCCTTTTACCTAGCCTTTCGGTTCTTCGTGCATCTTCTTGAAGTGCATCAGTCCCGGCGCCCACATGTGCTTGACGGGGTCGACATCGACGTGGACAACGGCGCAGCCGTCGCACTCGATCGCCCGGAGTAGTGCGCCTTTCAGATCGGCCGGGTCGGCCACCCGTTCGCCGTGGGCGCCCATCGCCTCGGCCACCTTGTCGAAAGCGATCTCGCCCAGGTCGGCCTTGATGGTTTCTTCCGGCTTGAGTGACTTGAACATGAGGGTTTTCAGCGGCTTGAGTGCAAATTGCTGATTCATTTTCACCATGCCCCACTGCTTGTCGCAGAGCACGACGTAGACCACTTTCAGCTTGTTGCGCACCGCGGTTTCGATTTCCTGCGGATGAAAGCCGAAGGCGCCATCGCCGATAATGCAGCAAACCGGTTTGTCGGTTAGGGCAACAGCCGCACCGAGGGCTTGTGCGACGCCGGCGCCGAGCATGCCGAACTTGAAGGTCGACAGCACGCGATTGGGTATCCGGGCACGGTGATAGAACATCGCCCAGATGGCGGTGTTGCCGCCGTCGGCGACGATGGGTGAGTCAGCATCGAAAACTTCGTTGCAGGTGGCGGCCACGTGCGCCGGGTGCATCGGCACCGAGTCGTCATCCAGCGCCTTATTCCAGTCGGCCCGGTCGGATTCGA
It encodes the following:
- a CDS encoding sulfite exporter TauE/SafE family protein, which produces MLPVIWLGICILVSSTIEAITGFGSIVIALALGALLLPISAMLPILVPLNIFMTGTIAWKNRHHIDKTLLLKLVLPLMAAGTVAGYLLRPWLGENLLKMLLGSLIVWFALRELWRLWRHVASHPHSKWLSRVLTFAAGITHGLFASGGPLLVYAMAGTKLDKGSLRATLVTVWFSLNAGLTLVFLLDGTLIPVLPRVAIYLPVLGVGYLLGDFLHHRLDERRFRQLVYMLLVATGFALIAR
- a CDS encoding SDR family oxidoreductase encodes the protein MSKRILITGAAGYIGHQLGNRLAHDFEVFGTDIRKREDLSFPLQVLDIRSRSLAEVMHTHAITHVVHLASVLQGSNDRQHDFDIDVGGTRNVVQACIQTGVVHLTVTSSGAAYGYHADNPDWIDEDDPLRGNETFAYADHKRRIEETLARYRKLHPELKQLVLRPGTVLGNDTRNQITALFTARRILVLKGHDSPFVFIWDEDVLNILEKGIRENAEGIYNLAGDGALDMREIARRLRKPALTLPVGVVKTGLRIAKWLGKPTGPEQIDFLRYRPVLSNRRLKEEFGYTPQKTSAEAFDYFARHLGRDRR
- a CDS encoding nitroreductase family protein; this encodes MNYTTRADETSHHRAIGEAARDDKTLIGYATLAASSHNTQPWLFKREEDAICILPDLNRRCPAVDPDDHHLYASLGCAAENLLIAGRAAGLSGRCSYDAASSGVRLEFEATAPLRSDLFAAIPERQCSRTGYDGSALSDDELSKLVEAGQGEGVSVMLITDRDRMETIAEFVARGNKTQFDDSEWKRELVTWIRFNSREAASSGDGLYGPVMGSPSVPRWLGRIAMHFGFSADKQNAKDHKHIMSSSAIAVIHSESNDKKHWIEAGRCYQRLALQATALGLRNAFINQPVEVAALRSEFAQFLGLGERRPDLVVRIGRGPEMPRSPRRPVDDVIVRGGDSR
- a CDS encoding di-trans,poly-cis-decaprenylcistransferase, which encodes MSQSGRSESGRLHVAIIMDGNGRWAQRRGLPRSAGHRAGATAVRRVVEAAPAHGIDTLTLYAFSSDNWKRPAPEVRALLRLLEKYLRKELDSCIENDVSVEILGRRDRLPARVCDAIKSAERATVGGNALRLRLAIDYSSRESIARAAAHGPGTRAELARRLAPDANRHVPDVDLMIRTGGEQRLSDFLLWESAYAELYFTEVAWPDFNGDSLAAAVAEFSRRQRRFGDVEHIARTSALLSSQVR
- a CDS encoding tetratricopeptide repeat protein → MKKYLRFPLAAFLVFLIASCSPSDSPSDAPADDPPATDTEESTAYLPELAPVGATLLDGLGDYSRSIGASNPEVQQWFDQALMLTYGFNHQAAERSFLKAAELDPQCAMCWWGSALVLGPHVNAGMDPANNEAAWERLQAAQAVAGDAPEWQQAYIRALSARYAENPPEDRSGLDQAYADAMAELVAARPDDLDAATLYAESLMNLQPWDYWSMDGQPRGRITEIVSVLEGVIERDANHAGALHLYIHAVEASEEPERGVVAADRLRTLIPGSGHLVHMPAHIYARVGRYHDAVIANQKAVEADNAYLAACRPGPGVYPLGYVPHNHHFLWFAASMEGASEVALAAAEETHARTSDPDLMRAPGFEGMQNFALTPLLAKVRFGLWDEIAAEPKPADDLPYMQAMWHYAQGMAAVRSGREDDARTHHEALVAASTDPAIERLMMWERYSLIHGVRVAERTLAAELAYGSGDLDTAVAALETARDIEDDLPYDEPPGWHAPVRHTLGAVLLDAGRAEDAEEAYRAELRRNPENGWSLYGLAESLRAQGRDSEAEEVEARFEAAWAQADVNLTSSRF
- a CDS encoding SCO family protein, translating into MKTQRALLYLAAACLLVGGCSGSGEPPTKLLHATMFDEPRAVAPFHMSDQHGRDFTNVELRGNWNVLFVGFTHCPDVCPSTLALLDSVQKRAGISPERLRTVFVSVDPERDTPEVLAEYLAHFNSEWTALTGKKTELDRLLDSLELAYVRVPTGKGEYTMDHSTALVLIDPGGHMRGYFTAPLDADALAEDLGRVARAGR
- a CDS encoding bile acid:sodium symporter family protein — protein: MRFDPDSLILLNAILALMMFGVALSLRPADFSRVIRTPVAPAAGLVAQFLLLPAATCAVTWLLRLEPEIALGMILIAACPGGNFSNIMTFMARGSVAVSVSMTAVSSVAAIVLTPLNFAFYGWLNPYTREYLTQISIDPGNILLLVVLVLGIPLVLGILTGQHWPKLADKSEKPLRVFSLVVLLAFAGIAFGMNFNTFLEEFQTFVWLVIGHNLLAFFLGFGMASLFKLPDADRRAVTMEVGIQNSGLGLVILFTFFPTAGGMLLIAGFWGVWHLIAGIALSQFWARRPPDETPQPVVGMS